TTAATGATACTTTAACACGATTGGTGCACTTCATTATTTCAGACATTGGTTACATAATAATTGTGAGCTCAGCTTTCTTGCCAGCTTATGTTCTTTATTTAGTACACCAATATTATTGTGTTTTAAGGATTAGTTACAAACAGTTACGATATAAATATAAACTTTGCTTCTTTTTATTAGAAGACGTATAgtttggacttttttttgtatGTGCACATAGAAACTCGCTATCTTTCGAAGGTTGGATCTACCTTTGTCTTCAGATAACAAAAGCGTGAGAAGAGTATCCTACTCAGTTGGGATGGATAATTAGTTACTtttggcttttacggaacccggagattcattgccgccctcacataagcccatcattggtccctaccatcatatctcacctccctcaaatccattttaatattatactcccatctacgtctcggcctctccaaaggtcttatttcctctggcctcccaattaacacactatacacatttttggattcgcccatatgtgctacatgccctgcccatctcaaacgtctggatttaatgtcgggtgaaaaataaaatgtatgcagttctgcgttgtgtaatctAATGTTATGAAATATGTGAAAGAAAAGACTGAACACATCACTGGTCACCAGTTAGAAGTAATGATTTGGGTCTCAAAACGAAGATTTGTGTTTGGTACATTACGGTCTATACTATGCCTTTTGATTGTAATGTTTGGATTCATCCCGGTTTTGTTCTGACATGCATTCTCCTTGCAAAGAACAGTTAtattcagtgctttttttctggaaaaaaatttACCGGAACTCTAACACTCaatcacattatacaacaaaaacataggtttaatagtaatatgcgttacaagagcggtatgttgaagttttcatgttcgaggaaaagtttgaaaaagcaaaacgtagttgagctttttttaatttcccagaaatgaaagaaaacataccgctcgtgtattgtacattattttgtgcgaagatcgtttattacatacctgaaagaggaatttctaattagttgcaatgaaatctccatcttggtttctgttcaatgacggcaaatttgcaaaacaaaaatatctatcttcaacattgttgctttaaaatgttttctgtgtttactatactccagcaggccgtgatatacatctgtctttttttccccccagtctatgatgagtctggaatcttgttgattttttcacagcttccttaatgttacttgcatcacgaatgcagtaactttagtagagttgtagagtttacttaatttttgcaaatatttaaaaacaataattaacagtgcaatttagatgaaattgcagtggtaagtttccaatttataattattactatattgaacgtctctaaaaataatatgttaaaagcctaaagcagtaaaatcaatatgtcacttaagcggtaagaagagggaaattgttgtgtgtgttaggttgggaatactaaatgtggaattttagactttctgcggattggttttgtgcggaaaccaagcaaatacgcacgatctcgcacaaaaatattagaCCTACATACCTTACattacaataagttccaaacggagctcatcgattttaagcataacggaaattttgcgatttcgagctatagtttcaggatcaataacgtaagatggcagcactagattgcatgagttacttttgcaccaacgataataatgagaaaatgtaaactcttggactcggcagtggcggcaattttaattttcaatttcgcttgtaaaatatatctcgttggaatttgtaatggcaaaaagtttaTCGGAATGCGTTCCGGACCGTTCTGGCTGAAAAAAGGCGCtggttatatttcttaattttgtaaaatgatcacgaattgaagacttgaagaatTCAGACAAGATGGAACTTGCAGCAACAGAAAGTTTTACATTACAACTGCTGATATTACCGTTGGAAAGTGGCGTGTATTGCCTGCCATTGTCTTTAATGAATGACTCTGTGAATGCCAGGGCATTACAACATTCGTAATTTCCAAGAACCCAaacgaacacaaaaatcacactgtgactaaatcgctattatctatcacagcgatttttccggagctgtcacAGTTTGAAGTTGTGATGGCAAAATGCTATCACACCCCCACCTCTAAATGCAATTGCATACAAACAAATGCATGTGGTATAAAGTTTCATGATTGGTTGATAGCACCATGAAAACTTACTGCAGTAAAACAGTGCAGAGTGACACTTGATTATAATGTAATCCttatttatacaaatttataaCTGTGGTTAactatattgtaatttataatgcAGTGTCTAAAACAATTATTCcattatcatctacaataattttaaatacaaagaaaataaaaatgattttgtCATCACAACACCAGACAAGAAGTTAGCCCAGTTGAGGAGGAGGTGAGCTATCTTATGTGCAGAGCAATACAAaaagttattttcttattgtgagATTTCATAAATAGTCGTACTGAAATCTTTTCATGTGTCATATATGATATACACGAGGATTTAATTTAACCTGATAGAAGTGATCATCATACCTGTGTCAGGAAAGTTGTATTTTTGTATCCTCATTTTACGCCCAGATACAACATTTGTAATGATGTGCTCCTGGGGTGTGTTCTGATAGATACGATCAGTCCACTCTGAAATTGTTACCACGTCACGACCTTCTTGGAAGACTGCACCCTCCCTagactgcaatacaaaaattatatatcttTACACTTTTGTCATGAAATTCAAGAAATCGAAAAAATTATCAGtatactagagtcgacggcaattcggaaggcggttgtctgctagcgtttgtgtcgagagagacagacagagacagcaaggcagcgtacaacattgtcacatcgtacttcatgagcacgtgcaatacaaatagtgcaggagagaatttaaattatcaaaagacaataatgaccttagccgttgattactgtaagcatgacaccaaacaaaccctctttccttcactagcaatattctttgcacggttctcaatcccacaccacatgcttctgcagtcgtttcttgcatgttggcaacgttgctgccagcatcaagatggccggcagcattctgctcgttaacgtttttaaaataattatacaccttaaacactattttccgcgtctgcttgtgtaatacttgtctttttacggtctcttcttccatttatttacctcacatacacacagtaaatgttagttttacttattcaatgtattgaaacactcgcacgtgaacaaacgaacttgggaagtgcttgttatagactgattctgattggttctactgtacaagcttgtgacatcacataccagaaatgctacagcgcatatagaagctaaccgccttccgaaatgtcTTCTAGTCTAGTAAAAAGTAGGAaaaataatagctttataatggaTCACAGTACACTATGGGGCTAATGAGAGAAAGCAAACACTACcaaaaaaagagttcagaaatAAAAGAGAGGCAAACAAAAATGTCTGTACTATCCTTCCATTTACTGAACTTTATGTTAATACTGTACAACATTTAAACATGAATTGAGAAAACTAGAAGCATTATAATCAAATGGTCTCTGGTCTACACTATTCGATAATATCATTGAGAAGACAGAAATTCTTCAGTAAAGATGCCATAGCCCCTTAAATTTTCATGGTGGTTGAGATTTGAAGAAGAATTAGAAGTTTTTAGCTGTGTACTATGTAGGCGTATAGGGATTTAAGATTCATAATATTTCGGAATTACTTAAAAGCTCCATATCAGAGGGTATCTCAGTCTCAAGATTTAGATATACCGGTACTGTTTTGTCCATTATGCTTGACTAACAACATAGCAGACGATCCTTCTAATCTTGAGTGATATGGTTTTGATAATGCAATCTGTATATAGTTCCAAAACGTCGGAAAATTAAATCTCCACACATGatcgaaaaatataaattcttcATAATGCCGTTcttttattttaagctttgtaGCAATGACAACCACTTGGCAGTCCATCTGTATGAAACAGGAATTGTCGAATAAAAATGCATTCCTTGTGATAATACAATATTTCTGCCACAGGTGAAACTATCTTGACAGAGCCGTGAATAACAGCACAGTAATTAGAAATCTACATTGTGATATAAGAATGCAACTGAAGTTTTTAAAAGGCTTTGCAGCATTGGAATCAACAATTTTACAGCAAAATCACCTTGTCTATAAATGTGCAGCCATGCAGGCCTGTTATCTGGCAGCGTCGCACATCTGGCACCTTGAAGTATGTGTGCAACAGTAAGTTGAAGCTAAACGTCAGCTCCTTGCTAGGGTTGTACACCCCAATATTAAAATGTAGTTCCTTCTCTCGCAATATCAACCTGTATGTGAGACGAAACCTACAACAACATCCAATGCACTGCATAAGAGCTCAAATATTTGAGATGATACTTGTGATAATACACAAATTGAATGTCTAACActtaaagagagaaaaaaaaattttagatTAAAATTGGAAAGCAATTTGATCCAAAAATGTCAATGGACACAAATCACTATAAAATCATAATAACGTCTGTTCTTAATGTGTTGTCTTCTCTGGAAGCAAACGGAAAAATCAAGAATAAAAGttcttagtaaaaataatacaaaataaatagaacaaagaTAACATGTTTAGACACTCTGCACATTTCATTTGTCCAGGTAACTGAAGTACTTTACATTAACAGTGATTAAGTATCCCTTCTACTACCCTTGGTCGCAAAttttagtaaaataattttatgatagTTCTGACTTAAAAGAACAATGAGGaagtatctgaaaatttcactctaCTGTTAACTCACGGATAATTCCACATTGAACGTGTGAATTCACTATCCATGATGGAGAAGATAGCCTCCACGTCTCCACTTGGCAGACGTTCAGGAGCCTTTTCCAGGTTCCAACGGATGATGCGAGCAAATCCATGCTGAGGGCCAAAACTCCATTGTCCGAATTGAGCTACAACACACAAAAATAAGTTTAGAAAGCAAATTATGATTCCTAAAGCAACAATGACAGTGGACATATATATTTTTGAAGTTGCATCTGGCAgtattggtttttatttattttattcacatctAACGCCATCAGCACAGTAAGAACTATGTGAAAGACAAAGATAGCAATACTTCGCTAGTGCGGATTACATACTTTTCTACCGGCCTCACCAAGAAGTGCTTGGAAGCCATTGCTCACAAGTGACGAGCGTGTGTTCATTGTTGGTGCAATTTTATTACCTCAGTGATCGCGTGGTTGTCACATAACTGGTGGAGGCGCAAATTTGTAACCTTGTTAGAAACTGCCACTATTTCATATCCCTACATAGTACTTAATGAATTTCAaggagttgttgtttagtcaactgtccaaagacaggtttgaatttcataagtaataccaataaggcatcactcatgaggcaaactaggccaggagataataggttaATGACAATGATTCATATGAGGTCATTATGGAAATGTAATAAAGTGACGTCTTATTGAAAAGCAGCGCACTTtaagaaagaattaaaattttatgatgTAGATTGTTTGAATGCCTTCCGAAGTCAGAGCAGTAGTTCATGTTAAAATATATCTCAAGTCGAAGACTTCATCATACATCTAAGTTGTATATCTAAAAATATTCgcgtaaattattattagtataaatacACACAGTCAATGAAATACTGGTTTTATCCTCCTATTCGCAATTACGACTAAATGACAAAAATGTTAATATCATCGTTGGTTTTATGaaacctatgtgacagtacacaacataatttttcaggaggaagaaaaaattaattaaaaatcaatgggcttacataagaatatgaaataattaggcagaaaacgttggtgaatatgatgaacataaatggCATCATcaggatcaattttttttttcctcctggaaaattattttctgtgctgTCACATTGGAGGTTTCGtaaaaatgttgaagaaatattgtGTCAGTGTTGGTGTTTTACGTTACGCGATTATTCTTTATCTGgtgagacagatagtgaacataAATATAGTAATATTCTAGCATTTTTAACCAGCGAAGTGGATAAGAACACCTTCCTACAAATCACAGCTGAAGAGAAAGGAACAgaaagaatatgaataaaatgaaatcgaAAGAAAAGTGCATGCTGGCCACTGTTACAACTCATAATTGCTTCTTGTAAAAGAATAAAGTTCCACACAATTTCTGTACGTATTGAAATTAGCTATACTTTGTCATGTTCGTTGCATCTTTAAACACAGCCACTTTGTTGTAATTTTTAGATCTTCAGAGataattctttaattaaaaacTTCAGTTCCATTGTCTACTACGTAAAATGGTATAGGATCTCCTAAATATTGGACTATTCTTTTGGTAAACAGTTCCCAACTAAATATGTTGCCGTTGAATCTATTTTTTCGAGAACTATTTCCAATAAGTTATAACATCTTTTAAACATGAGCGTTAACATAACAGTTCTGAGTTTACAATCGACCAGTCTGATAAATCACCGATTATATCAAAGTTGAGCATTTTGTCTTAAGTATGACTGGGAGGGATGCGTCCAGCACTCCAAGGCTACGCTCAAGCAAGGGTTCGAATTCTACTAAGACTGATTAGGTTTCTTTCCAAGGCTTTCCCCAATACCATGACTaatccccggactcatttcgccaaaatACAATCTCGCTTTTAACAAGTCCAAGGAGTTAAATGAATGAGTTGTTATAGGGATGTTAACCGATAAAAGTCTTTGGGACAAAATATGTACAGATACCTACGTATATCCGACATTTCTAATCTTAAATAGCATCTTTAGCTTTAAAACTAATATTAGTCTGCATGATACTGTAAAGAGGTAATTTAAATATGAGTACTTGTTAATACAGTAGTcgaagtgttaaaaaaaatattgcggGGATAAATGGCGGGGCAAGTTTTCCGACAGGCCAATGAATGAACAGATTATAAGTTGATGTCTCCGTCAATGATATTTCATTCCTTGCAGAGtcaaaagttatttgaagggCATTTGCGCACAATGGCACAGTGTTGTTAAGACCATTTCTTTTATAAAGAAGTCAGTCTGCAATAGTTTGTATTACTGCAAAATGAGCAATGAAGCAAGTGAACTATGGAAACAAGTAACAGAAAGATGGGTAAGACAGAAGTGTCCACAGTCCATACCATGAAAAACAAAGAAGGTTGCGAAGGCAGAGCTTTCATAAACTCGGTCCTAAAGACACCCTCCTGTCGCATTCATTAACTCATTTGAAGACACGACCATGTTGagagtaataaaagaaaacagcGATGTTCAGAAAAAGAGTAATACTGtgattcttttaagaaattacaccgtattcaatgtattttaacatgtagtcttaaacattattttattatttcattcattcatagcgttctgcccaagagcaggtatttcactgcaaacccagcattcttcagtgtttcctattttctgccttccactttgtttcctcatgatccatatatcttaatatcgtctatcatctgatatcttcttctgccccgaactcttctcccgtttaccatttactccagtgcatccttcagtacgcagtttcttctcaaccagtgacccaaccagtttcttttcctctttctaatcagtttcagcatcattctttcttcatccactctttccaatatagcttcgtttcttattctgtctgtccacttcatacgctccatcctcctccatatccacatttcaaatgcttctagtcgcttctcttcacttcgtcgtaatgtccatgtttctgccccatacaatgctacactccacacaaagcacttcactagtctcttccttagttctttttctagaggtccgcagaagatgcttcctttgccattgctattctccgtttgacttcttggcagcagctcatgttattgcttatagtacaccccaagtatttatttgaagctgtacacttgctctactgccaacatttagaattcgcaagtttactttttttacttttttcgtatgaccatggtcttcgtctttttagtatttatcttcattccatacattttattattaggcGCCGAATTTTTAGGATATAGAAACTCAAATAACTACAATTGTATCGAATATTAGCCTACAGGtttgcaaattaaattacatgtgaGATTTTATGTGTTCTTACAATCTTGTTATACAAGTGTACAGAACAAATTTAGTGGATCTGCAAAAAGTTCGATTTTATTTTTGCGGAAAACACGTTTTCAGCGTCTTTGATAGCGTGGGGGGGTGGGGGGAGTTTCGTGCATGTCTTcatgtgtacagcgatttctcctaaatTATTCATCGGATTCAGGTTTTATTAAGCAGATTCTATGATTCAACATGGAACATAAATTttcgtaaaaataaataatctttatatgaaataaaaaaccaCACACAATCCCGCACGCGCACGCGcgatacacacgcacgcacatgcacacgcgcacgcacacacgcacgaGCATTCCATTTCAAGATTCGGCATACGATAAGTTATACTTCGTGATCTTTTGTATTACGtagatgttatgtttttttttatttaacgacgctcgcaactgcagaggttatatcagcgtcgccgaatgtgccggaattttgtcccgcaggagttcttttacatgccagtaaatctactgacatgagcctgtcgcatttaagcacacttaaatgccatcgacctggcccgggatcgaacccgcaaccttgggcatagaaggccagcgctataccaactcgccaaccaggtcgactattacGTAGAATAAAATGACAATTATGACGGTGAggtttcaattttgaaaacaatCTCACAGCCGTCGCATTAGTCACGAGCAATGCAGCGAATAAAACATAAGCTGTATAAAACAAACTCTTTAATCTTTTGCTTGTTCTTTTTTAAAATTAGCGCCCCCTTAAACTAACATTCTGCACACAAATCCCTCTGAACTCCTGCCCCTACCCACCAGCAGTCGCGAGGCTTGTAGGTCCGTATCTCCGTCCTGTTTGGATAGCTGAAAAAAAGTTATTCTTGATACGCaacatttaacacaataatttcaatattgtaCTGTAATAATGTACAAACATTCTCCATGTTCagaattttataataaaacatcCAAATCTATTGCTAATTTTGTTAATGTTTGTGGAGATAATATTTATTCATCATCAGAGCATGTACAACTCAATATTTTACTGTCAAAAATTTTCTGAAGTGGTAACGTATCGGATTACAGATCCAGCGAACCCGGGTTTGATTCAGTTCATGGGTTGCCGGCTTTACGAGCAGGAAGTTCCGCTACTTGTGTCTACATTTTTCTTCAGCCAACGTTTACAGTGAAACAAAGGTTAAGATACCTATATTTTGGTACATTTACGGTCAACTAAGCACATAGTCCGTACAGTGAGCTACACAGGATAGTACTGTATAAATTTGGATTTCACTACAAGATACTaatttattcaatctatcttgAATAAGAAGCAATGTATTAAGTTCAGCCCTTTGGAAATAACTTTGTCCTTTCCCTACTGGCTAGAAGCAGCAGACAGCAGTACATACAATGCAATACGTTGCACAACACATTACAATTTTTCACACTGGTGAGGATGATTCATGCGCGACCTTGGTGACAAGAGACCACTACACCAATGCATCAACTTCCttattaacacaaaattattatatcCAATTTTCACACATGTTTCATAAAATTTCGTACATCTATAAAGTATAACAGCAACAAACCTGTAACTCTGCGCCGCAATAGTGTGAACCGCGCTTGCTGCATATTGCTAAAGTATTTAGCAATAAAGATTTTATGAAATATAGTCTTGTTTCAAATTGTTCAGAAAATGGGGTTGGAACGAATCAAAGGGTATATTcctggaggaagaagaagataagACGATGAAAAATGTTACGCCGCTTTAGAGCTGATTGAACAGAATTAATTTAAGGGTTATCATGCACATCAGAGAAAAATCGCggatgctcgtgtaaagggggttaagttgatttggctacactggaataagtacagatttgaactatccacaattacttttctcttgtgttaaaggggttaagtcattcttccatctttggtgcagttacagtgctccatattttgtgacaaaggggttttgttcagtaccaaaggagagaagtttacataccttgcaattttacttaaccccctttacacgagtacCCGCGAAATATTCCAGTAATTGCATTACCGATTTAAAAGCATTATATAATAATTGACTCGGAATTTTTAGAAACCCCACATatctagaaaactaaacttttcgGGAGATACAAAAAACATTTCGGGTCTTCGTTTTGtgctcaaa
This region of Periplaneta americana isolate PAMFEO1 chromosome 13, P.americana_PAMFEO1_priV1, whole genome shotgun sequence genomic DNA includes:
- the LOC138712400 gene encoding uncharacterized protein isoform X2; translation: MYHQFARKQAIFDGKKAIRGGIPFVFPQFGQWSFGPQHGFARIIRWNLEKAPERLPSGDVEAIFSIMDSEFTRSMWNYPFRLTYRLILREKELHFNIGVYNPSKELTFSFNLLLHTYFKVPDVRRCQITGLHGCTFIDKSREGAVFQEGRDVVTISEWTDRIYQNTPQEHIITNVVSGRKMRIQKYNFPDTVIWNPWVEKAKEISDFGDDEFPNMVCVESGHVSSPVILLPGTAFEASQILQVM
- the LOC138712400 gene encoding uncharacterized protein isoform X1, translating into MAAATSVVVLDRGNNTTCTINLHGATVVSWRVNNQEQLFVSKQAIFDGKKAIRGGIPFVFPQFGQWSFGPQHGFARIIRWNLEKAPERLPSGDVEAIFSIMDSEFTRSMWNYPFRLTYRLILREKELHFNIGVYNPSKELTFSFNLLLHTYFKVPDVRRCQITGLHGCTFIDKSREGAVFQEGRDVVTISEWTDRIYQNTPQEHIITNVVSGRKMRIQKYNFPDTVIWNPWVEKAKEISDFGDDEFPNMVCVESGHVSSPVILLPGTAFEASQILQVM